AACTGGTGTCGATGACGACGCCGGAGGTGAGCAAGGACGAGCTGGAGCGGATGCTGTCCTGCGCCGAGCAGGTGCTGCAGCGGCTCGGGCTGCATTACCGCGTGATGACGCTCTGCGCAGGCGATATGGGTTTCTCGTCGCAAAAAACCTATGACATCGAGGTCTGGATGCCGGGCCAGGGCGAGGGCGGGGCGTTCCGCGAGATCTCCAGCTGCTCGGTCTGCGGCGACTTCCAGGCTCGGCGCATGGATGCGCGCTCGCGCGGCCCGGACGGCAAACCGCGTTTCGTGCACACCCTGAACGGCTCCGGCACCGCGGTCGGTCGCGCACTGATCGCCGTGATGGAAACCTATCAGCAGGAGGACGGCTCGATCGCGGTCCCCGACGTGCTGCAGCCCTATATGGGCGGTCTGAAGGTGATCGCGCGCGACTAACGCTAAAAACGATTGGTTGCGAAGATCGGACGGGCGGCTATCCTGCCGGCCCGTCCACGCGAACCCACCGTTCATGGCCTTGCACCGCGACATCTTCTGGGTCGGCAGACAATGGGCGGTGACGGCTGCCGGCATCCAGGCCGTGGACCAGCGCCTGCGCGGTGTGCTCGACATCGAGCTCGCGCGGCTGTGGGACGACGATCTCGTGCAGAGCCGGCGGGCCAAGCCCGGTGTGAATATAGCAGACTTCGACAAGGCGCTGACGGTGGCGCGCGAACGCTTTCCGCAGGCGCCCGAGTTGGACCCGTTCGTTGCGCAATTGGAGGCGCTCGGCGTGATCGAGGCTCCCGTGGTGAGCCCGGTCGTACCGGCGATGCAGCTGCGTGCGGAGGGCCGGCTGGCGCGCTTCCTGCCGCAATGGCGCATCCGCCGGTAACGGGCTCAAGCCGGAACCTGCCACCAGGGTCCCTGGCAGCCGGTTTGCCTGATCGGCCGGAGCCGGATAAGACGGCTCAGACCCCCTTCAGGAATCGACCTTTCGCATGCGCATTCTCTGCACCAATGACGACGGCATCCACGCCCCCGGCCTCAAGGTCGTGGAGGAGATCGCGCGCGCGCTGTCCGACGATGTCTGGGTGGTCGCGCCCGAGCTCGACCAGTCCGGCGTGTCGCATTCGCTGTCGCTGAACGATCCCTTGCGCCTGCGCGAGGTCGGGCCACGGCACTTTGCCGTGCGCGGCACGCCGACCGACTGCGTCATCATGGGGGCGCGCCATATCCTCGGGCCGAAACTGCCCGACATCGTGCTGTCCGGGGTCAACAAGGGCCGTAACGTCGCCGAGGACGTGGTCTATTCCGGCACCATCGCCGGCGCCTTGGAGGGCACCATCCTGGGCTTGCCGTCGTTCGCGCTGTCGCAGGAGTTCAGCGTCGAGACCCGCGAGCGCCCGCCCTGGGATACCGCGCGCAAGTTCGGGCCCGACATCCTGCGCAAGGTGATCGCCGCCGGCATCCCGAAGGACACCGTCATCAACGTCAACTTCCCGTCCTGCGCGCCGGAGGATGTGCTGGGCGTCCGCGTCACGCGCCAGGGCAAACGCAATCTCGGTTTCTTGCGGATCGACGAGCGCAAGGACGGCCGGGGCAATCCCTATTTCTGGATCGGCTTCGAGCGCGCCGCGATGATGGACACGCCGGCCGACGGCACTGATCTCGCGGCGCTTCGCGAGCGCTACGTCTCGGTCACGCCGCTCAGGCTCGACCGCACCAACGAGGCGTTCTCCGAAGAGCTCAGCGCGACGTTGAAGTAAGTGCCGGATCGGACATAGCGGCTATCCGCCGCGGAGCGCGGCTTCGATGGTCTTGCCGAGGGCGTCGAGCTGAAACGGCTTCTGCAGCGCCGGCCGGTCGCGGTACTGCTCGGGCAGGCCGGAGGAGCCGTAGCCGGTGGCAAAGATGAACGGGCAGCCCTTGGCCTTGATCACGTCGGCGACCGGCGAGATGACCTTGCCGTTGACGTTGACGTCGAGGATGGCGATGTCGAACTCGGTC
The nucleotide sequence above comes from Bradyrhizobium sp. NDS-1. Encoded proteins:
- the surE gene encoding 5'/3'-nucleotidase SurE, whose translation is MRILCTNDDGIHAPGLKVVEEIARALSDDVWVVAPELDQSGVSHSLSLNDPLRLREVGPRHFAVRGTPTDCVIMGARHILGPKLPDIVLSGVNKGRNVAEDVVYSGTIAGALEGTILGLPSFALSQEFSVETRERPPWDTARKFGPDILRKVIAAGIPKDTVINVNFPSCAPEDVLGVRVTRQGKRNLGFLRIDERKDGRGNPYFWIGFERAAMMDTPADGTDLAALRERYVSVTPLRLDRTNEAFSEELSATLK
- a CDS encoding response regulator, whose translation is MTATGLSGRSVFLVEDEVMIRMMVADMLEELGYKVAAEAGDITEAMRLAQATEFDIAILDVNVNGKVISPVADVIKAKGCPFIFATGYGSSGLPEQYRDRPALQKPFQLDALGKTIEAALRGG